A region from the Gavia stellata isolate bGavSte3 chromosome 12, bGavSte3.hap2, whole genome shotgun sequence genome encodes:
- the ECM2 gene encoding extracellular matrix protein 2: MQATSLVYYFLLVSVCIDFSQNETSALLRRQRRRMHYRGLRRSSSAGHRSPRQPRMKLPAPVAVVPSIPLINIDDGVMGVFDSLIGLGGHESSYSVLPGKKGHCTANGMIMYDKAVWSPKPCITCLCSKGEVICDTTMCHPLKCPKTIIPAGECCPVCSDIASSLDSSIISLDDISELSGDSPEPNDLGNTNVLSSAHTQTEKDELLRTEVVEFKEKEGRKKDEKKRKRKGKKNRQKNKAYHREKKPITRKGAAEEEIQHESDEDDGTFRMPSHFPIPVPPIEAPPLPSGCSTLDTTVSCINAKLTQIPPISDPDLTSLDLTGNSITTISDEAFNGIPNLEWIDLSKNNITSPGIGPQAFKILKKLKRLYLDGNMLVHIPSELPSTLEEIKINDNHLHAIDEDGLQGLKNLVTLELEGNKLSEANVSPLAFYPLKSLSYLRLGRNKFRIIPQGLPTTLEELYLENNQIEEVSEICFNHTRNINVIVLKHNKLEEHRIAPLAWINQENLESIDLSYNKLYHVPSYLPKSLLHLILIGNQIERIPGYVFGHMKPGLEYLYLSFNKLTDDGIDPVSFFGAYHSLRELFLDHNELKSVPFGIDEMRKLRFLRLNNNKIRTVPPERICRTHTNDDDDVHDNSEEEENQESRLEHVHLENNHINTRQLSPHAFSCIRSYCSVVLKPQKIK; encoded by the exons ATGCAGGCAACATCATTAGTCTATTATTTCCTGCTTGTCTCTGTGTGCATTGatttttctcaaaatgaaaCCAGTGCACTTctcaggaggcaaaggagaagaaTGCACTACAGAGGACTGAGAAGGAGCTCCTCAGCAGGGCACAGGTCCCCAAGACAGCCAAGGATGAAGCTTCCAGCTCCTGTTGCTGTAGTACCCAGCATACCTCTTATTAATATTGATGACGGGGTTATGGGCGTATTTGACTCTCTCATAGGTTTGGGTGGACATGAATCTAGTTACAGTGTCTTACCAG gaAAGAAGGGGCACTGCACAGCTAATGGGATGATTATGTATGATAAAGCCGTCTGGTCTCCCAAGCCCTGCATTACCTGTCTCTGTTCAAAAGGAGAAGTGATATGTGATACAACCATGTGCCACCCTCTGAAATGTCCCAAAACTATTATACCTGCAGGAGAATGCTGCCCAGTTTGTTCTGATATTG CCTCCTCTTTGGATTCAAGTATTATTTCACTGGATGACATAAGTGAGTTGTCTGGTGATTCTCCAGAACCCAATGACCTTGGTAACACCAATGTATTGTCATCAGCACATACTCAAACTGAAAAAGATGAACTACTTAGAACAGAAGTGGTAGAgtttaaagagaaagaaggtcgtaaaaaggatgaaaagaaaagaaaaaggaaaggcaaaaaaaaccgACAGAAGAATAAAGCCTATCACAGAGAAAAGAAGCCTATCACAAGAAAGGgagctgcagaagaagaaatacaacATGAAAGTGATGAAGATGATGGTACTTTCAGAATGCCATCTCATTTCCCAATTCCTGTTCCACCCATAGAAGCTCCTCCTTTGCCATCTGGATGCTCCACCTTGGACACCACAGTAAGCTGTATTAATGCCAAACTTACACAAATACCACCAATCTCAGATCCAGATCTAACAAGTCTAGACCTCACAG GAAATAGTATCACTACTATCTCAGATGAAGCATTCAATGGGATACCTAATTTGGAATGGATTGATCTGAGTAAAAATAATATTACCTCTCCTGGCATAGGTCCACAAGCATTCAAA ATTCTGAAAAAGCTAAAACGTCTGTATTTGGATGGAAATATGCTGGTACATATTCCCTCTGAATTGCCATCAactttggaagaaataaaaataaacgACAACCACCTTCATGCCATTGATGAAGACGGCTTACAAG GTTTAAAGAATTTGGTCACCCTCGAATTAGAAGGAAATAAACTTAGTGAAGCGAATGTCAGTCCTCTGGCCTTTTATCCTTTGAAAAGCCTCTCTTATTTGCGActgggaagaaataaatttagaaTTATCCCACAAGGTCTTCCCACCACTCTTGAg GAGTTATACCTTGAAAATAATCAAATTGAAGAAGTGTCAGAAATTTGCTTTAACCATACAAGAAACATAAATGTCATTGTGCTAAAGCATAACAAATTAGAAGAGCACAGAATAGCACCTTTGGCTTGGATAAACCAAGA GAACTTGGAATCAATTGATCTCTCTTATAATAAGTTATATCATGTTCCCTCCTATCTGCCAAAATCTTTACTACATCTGATACTTATAGGAAATCAGATTGAAAGAATTCCAGGATATGTCTTTGGTCACATGAAGCCAGGGCTGGAGTATCTCTACCTGTCCTTTAACAAACTTACCGATGATGGAATAGATCCAGTATCATTTTTTGGAGCATATCACTCTCTGCGAGAGTTGTTTTTGGATCACAATGAATTGAAGTCTGTACCATTTGGAATtgatgaaatgagaaaattacGTTTTCTAAGACtgaacaataataaaataag GACAGTCCCTCCAGAACGCATCTGCAGGACTCATAccaatgatgatgatgatgttcATGACAACagtgaagaggaagagaatCAAGAGTCACGCTTGGAACACGTTCATCTTGAAAACAACCATATCAATACAAGACAGCTATCACCACATGCATTTTCATGCATAAGATCCTATTGCAGTGTTGTTCTTAAACCACAGAAGATCAAATGA